The following proteins come from a genomic window of Streptomyces liliiviolaceus:
- a CDS encoding ATP-binding protein, producing MHEYTSTARVWGLTCPGFPEEVSRARRWTRDILRGSPLADDAELIVSELSANAILHTASGRQSGSFHLALAISPQMVALSVTDAGGTGRAPKVEHQDQEAEHGRGLSMVSAIAHRVVVHDSDGGHTVTAELFTGVRPGGHPC from the coding sequence ATGCACGAGTATACGAGCACCGCGCGGGTCTGGGGACTCACTTGCCCAGGTTTCCCGGAAGAGGTGAGCAGGGCCCGCCGCTGGACCCGGGACATCCTCAGAGGCTCGCCACTGGCCGACGACGCCGAACTGATCGTGAGCGAGCTGAGCGCGAACGCGATTCTGCACACTGCCAGCGGCCGGCAGTCGGGCAGCTTCCATCTGGCTCTCGCGATCTCACCGCAGATGGTCGCCCTGTCGGTCACGGATGCCGGAGGCACCGGCCGGGCCCCGAAGGTCGAGCACCAGGACCAGGAGGCGGAGCACGGCCGGGGACTGAGCATGGTCAGCGCGATCGCCCACCGGGTCGTGGTCCACGACAGCGACGGAGGCCACACGGTCACCGCGGAACTCTTCACAGGGGTCCGTCCAGGAGGCCACCCATGCTGA